A window from Populus trichocarpa isolate Nisqually-1 chromosome 3, P.trichocarpa_v4.1, whole genome shotgun sequence encodes these proteins:
- the LOC7458213 gene encoding disease resistance response protein 206, which produces MRASCILLCFFMFLAVSSAYPGKKKQYKPCKEFVLYFHDILYNGKNAANATSAIVAAPEGANLTILAGQNHFGNIIVFDDPITLDNNLHSPPVGRAQGMYIYDTKNTFTSWLSFTFALNSTQHQGTISFIGADPILVKSRDISVVGGTGDFFMHRGIATIGTDAFEGDVYFRLHVDIKFYECW; this is translated from the coding sequence atgagagcAAGCTGtattcttctttgtttctttatgtttcttgCTGTATCTTCAGCCTACCCAGGCAAGAAGAAGCAGTACAAACCATGCAAGGAGTTTGTCCTCTACTTCCATGACATTCTTTACAACGGCAAGAATGCTGCCAATGCAACATCGGCAATTGTGGCAGCACCGGAAGGGGCTAACTTAACCATCTTAGCAGGGCAGAACCATTTTGGCAACATTATAGTTTTCGATGATCCCATTACCCTTGACAACAATCTTCATTCACCACCAGTTGGTAGGGCGCAAGGCATGTATATCTATGATACCAAGAACACCTTCACTTCTTGGCTCAGCTTTACATTTGCTCTTAATAGCACACAACACCAAGGGACCATAAGTTTCATTGGAGCCGACCCAATTTTGGTGAAGAGTAGAGATATATCTGTAGTTGGAGGCACTGGGGATTTTTTTATGCACAGGGGAATTGCAACTATAGGCACTGATGCATTTGAAGGTGATGTGTATTTCAGACTCCACGTTGATATCAAATTCTATGAATGTTGGTAA